Genomic segment of Panicum virgatum strain AP13 chromosome 2K, P.virgatum_v5, whole genome shotgun sequence:
CgcgtcctgctcctcctcctcgccctcgccgccgcggccctcgcGGGCGCCGAGGAGGGGCCCCGCGGGCGCCGCCTGCTGGTCCTCCTGGACGACCTGGCCGTGCGGTCCTCGCACTCGGCCTTCTTCGGCTCGCTCCAGGCGCGCGGCTTCGATCTCGACTTCCGCCTCGCCGACGACCCCAAGCTCTCGCTTCACCGCTACGGCCAGTACCTCTACGACGGCCTCGTGCTCTTCGCCCCCTCCACCCCGCGTAACCGCTCGttccctctccttctctctctacCCTCTCGGAGATCCGATCCGTGGTGTTGGGTGGTCCTGGTGGTAGATTCGATGGGATTAGTGAAGGTTCGGGGTGCGGAGTCGGTTGTTCATCTGTCCTGATCCGCGCCCGTGGAGTGTTTCTCCAGTGGAATTCTGTGATCCGCTGTGGAAAATTGCAGCTACTGGGATTCCGGATGTAGGATTTTTTGCCACTGGATGATCTACAGCATAAGTTTCATTTGAATTATGTGTGAAGTCACTTAGCTCTAGTGGGGGAAAAAAACGGGATCCAAGTGCTAGTTGTGTATGTTTAGACTAGCTGCATATGCCTTGAACCCTGCCAAACGATGTGAGGATACTTGATTCGGTCCTATTAATTAGTTTCTAACTGCAGCCTTTGTCCAATGGCAGGTTTTGGTGGGTCAGTGGACCAGAATGCGGTTCTCGAGTTTATCGATGCTGGCCATGATGTAATCCTGGCGGCAGATTCATCCGCATCTGATCTTATCCGTGGCATTGCGACAGAGTGTGGGGTTGATTTTGATGAGGCAAGTTGTTTCTGACTTGTGTGGATGTCTGGCTGATGCCTTTGGCTTATTCATCCCTGTGATTCCAGCAACTCGAgttttgcttcttcttttttcaggATCCAGAGGCAATGGTTATTGACCACATCAATTATGCTGTCACGGATGTTGATGGTGATCACACCTTGATTGCCGGTGATGATCTCATCCAATCTGATGTGATACTTGGGTCCAAAAAGATTGAGGTTAGCCTAGATGCAAAATTCTCCGTTCAACCTTTAGGCCTTAACATGCTCACAATAGTTAGACCTATGTTGAGGTTGAATCTTGGTCGGCAGTCTTGTTCTGAGTTTATCAATTGAGAACTAAATTTTGTGCATGGTGGTATCGTCATGATATTTATGTTTTTAGTATTCACGATTAGCAGgcctttttttttcataaacCCAACCTTGTCAGCCATGCTGCTGAAACATTGTTAGTATAAGTGAGCCCACATTATGCCTTCACATTGCTGTTCCATACTTCTGTGGCACATCTATATTTGGCCCAAGTTACTAAAAGAACAACTATACAGTCATAGATCCACCGAAGAAAGGAAAGCATGTCCAATGTTCAAAAAGGCGGAATTAGGCGGCCGCCTAGGCGCGCTTAAGCTCTAGGCGAGGGGGTCCTGCCTCGCCTATGGGGGTAGGCTGCCCCCTAGGCGGAGTGAACGTCGGGCGGCGTTGGGGGAGGAAGCGACGTCGGCGGCAGAGGCGCAGGTGGAGGTGCGGAcgtccggtggcggcggcggaggtgaagGTGTGGACGTCGGGCGGCGGTGGacgaggcggaggtggaggtgcgGATGTCGCGGTGGCAGCAGggacggcgtgcggcggcggaggaggcaaggctggcggcagcggaggaggaagaggaggcaggggcgagcgggcgggcggaggaggaagaggatgcaggggcgggcgggcgggcgggcggaggaggaagaggaggcaggggagacgaccggaggaggaagaaggagagcaGACCCGATCGGGGTGAGTGGATAAGGGGAAGGCTGGGAGGTGGGCTGGGCTGTTTTAGTGGGCTTTTGTCCAAATTAGGCCCATTGGCTgcttatttttccttttcttttagaGATATATGCATGTATATGGCAAGATATACATGTATATGTGTGTACGTGCTACCGCCTAGCAAATCGCCTTGAAACGCCTAGGCCCGCCTAGGCTTGCCTAggctctaggcggtgacccGCCGCCTAGAAACCGCCTAGCGCCTACTTGAACATTGTACTATACTGAATCCTCCCATGGCTAACCAATTTGTAGTATTAGCAAATATACTTATATCTGGATTGTTCCTATTTATGAGTAAGTTACTTTCATATCTGCAGTTCTTTAGAGGATAGAATAACCTTAGCTATAATAACATTTATTAACATTGGATGTTGACAAGGATATGGTGTAAACTTGCCAAATGCTTTTGCCTTCCTTTTGCATTCTTGGCTGTGGTTACATGCATTTTTCTTACTTTGATATTTTTCCTCCATTTTTCTAGGCTCCTGTATTGTTTCGAGGAATTGGACACACAGCTAATCCATCAAACAGCTTGGTAAGTAATCTAAATCCTATACACTGATTTGCATGTCCGCAACCATATTTTGTTGCTTTAGAACATAAACATTTTATGGGTTTTATATAACCCTTTGTTCTTCCCTGATTTGGCTATTCCCAGGTTCTGAAAGTCCTATCTGCCTCTCCATCAGCATATTCAGCAAACCCAAAGACTAAGTTGgcttctcctccatctctcACTGGGTCAGCTATATCTCTGGTTTCTGTTATGCAGGTACCTTTGTTTTTACTTGCTTATTAGTATTAGTGGGCTAATTGTTCCATTGCTAATTCTTATGTGATAATGCATGTTAGGCTTGTCAGCACCCATGCGTTACCATCGTATGCCTCTAACAAGTTTTTTTTCTGTCTTTTTGCAGGCAAGAAATAATGCTCGGGTGCTGATATCCGGATCACTTGATCTGTTTAGCAATCTGTTTAGCAACCGGTATGCTACCATATACACCAAAGTAGTTTCTCCTGGTTTTCCATAAAGTGcttattttattctttttattcAGGTTCCTAAAGTCTGGTGTTCAAAAGGCTGGTAGCAAGAAGAGGTTAGTTTATTTCTGAAGCTTTCATTGAGACTTTAGATTTTAGCTAAAAAGTTTCAAGATCTTTGGATGCTATTTCTTTTAGTTAATGCCTTCAGTCCTTTCTCAGGGAAACATCAATGCATCATATGAGTGTTAGAAAATATTTGCCTGTCTAAGTTCTATAAGGCCTATTTTAAAGCGAAATTTGAAGTTTTTATCTTGTAATTAATGAGGCAGCAGAACACTTTGAGGAACTTTTGTTCTTTCGTTGTCTTCTGTGTTAAGCAGCTTACTGGTTGGATTGACCAACGTATTTAATCATGCGGCCTATTACTTATAATTTCATAGGCTGTCCCTAGATTGTGAAGTTTGGAGTGTGATTATTTAGCTTTATGTTAATGCTTTTACCTTGAGAAGAAGGTCGATGAACAAATTGGTTTAATGCACTACCTGATAAAGGGGTAAAACTGTAAGGGATCCCAAACTGTAACTGTGATACTTGATGCCATGTTAAAGGATCTTTGGGCACTATAAACTGCTCTAGGCTGTTGGTCTGTTGCATAGGTTGAGAATAAACTTAGTGATTATTGGATATATGCAAATTATAGTACTGCATGTCCTGGAATGGATATTAGCGtttcatatattttttatgTGCTTCTTTGTGGAAATCATTCATTACAAGCTCATTCTAGCTTTTATATATGTATACAGGCATGAGAGAGCTGGAAATGAGCAATTTGTGACAGAGACAAGCAAATGGGTTTTCCATGAGAGGGGCCATCTAAAGGTATATGTTGCCTTACTTCGCAAGCTTCCCCATCTTATTTTTCTTATTGGGTTGATGTTTTGCAAATGAAACTAACCTTTGTCATGTTCAATTTCACAGGCAATTAATGTCAAGCATCACAAGGTTGGGGAGACAAATGAGCCTGGCATGTACCGCATTAATGATGACCTGGTAACTCTTCTTACTTGATGGGTATTAACTATTGAGCAGGTATAGGTAAATGTGCTAATACAAATTTTATCCTCAAGGAATACTCGGTTGAGATCTATGAATGGTCTGGAAC
This window contains:
- the LOC120667707 gene encoding dolichyl-diphosphooligosaccharide--protein glycosyltransferase 48 kDa subunit-like isoform X3, whose protein sequence is MATPRRVLLLLLALAAAALAGAEEGPRGRRLLVLLDDLAVRSSHSAFFGSLQARGFDLDFRLADDPKLSLHRYGQYLYDGLVLFAPSTPRFGGSVDQNAVLEFIDAGHDVILAADSSASDLIRGIATECGVDFDEDPEAMVIDHINYAVTDVDGDHTLIAGDDLIQSDVILGSKKIEAPVLFRGIGHTANPSNSLVLKVLSASPSAYSANPKTKLASPPSLTGSAISLVSVMQARNNARVLISGSLDLFSNRFLKSGVQKAGSKKRHERAGNEQFVTETSKWVFHERGHLKAINVKHHKVGETNEPGMYRINDDLEYSVEIYEWSGTSWKPYVADDVQLQFFMMSPYVLKTMSTDKKGLYSTSFKVPDVYGVFQFKVEYQRLGYTGLSFTKQIPVRPYRHNEYERFITSAYPYYTASFSTMGAFFIFSFVYLYHK
- the LOC120667707 gene encoding dolichyl-diphosphooligosaccharide--protein glycosyltransferase 48 kDa subunit-like isoform X2; the encoded protein is MATPRRVLLLLLALAAAALAGAEEGPRGRRLLVLLDDLAVRSSHSAFFGSLQARGFDLDFRLADDPKLSLHRYGQYLYDGLVLFAPSTPRFGGSVDQNAVLEFIDAGHDVILAADSSASDLIRGIATECGVDFDEDPEAMVIDHINYAVTDVDGDHTLIAGDDLIQSDVILGSKKIEAPVLFRGIGHTANPSNSLVLKVLSASPSAYSANPKTKLASPPSLTGSAISLVSVMQARNNARVLISGSLDLFSNLFLKSGVQKAGSKKRHERAGNEQFVTETSKWVFHERGHLKAINVKHHKVGETNEPGMYRINDDLEYSVEIYEWSGTSWKPYVADDVQLQFFMMSPYVLKTMSTDKKGLYSTSFKVPDVYGVFQFKVEYQRLGYTGLSFTKQIPVRPYRHNEYERFITSAYPYYTASFSTMGAFFIFSFVYLYHK
- the LOC120667707 gene encoding dolichyl-diphosphooligosaccharide--protein glycosyltransferase 48 kDa subunit-like isoform X1 → MATPRRVLLLLLALAAAALAGAEEGPRGRRLLVLLDDLAVRSSHSAFFGSLQARGFDLDFRLADDPKLSLHRYGQYLYDGLVLFAPSTPRFGGSVDQNAVLEFIDAGHDVILAADSSASDLIRGIATECGVDFDEDPEAMVIDHINYAVTDVDGDHTLIAGDDLIQSDVILGSKKIEAPVLFRGIGHTANPSNSLVLKVLSASPSAYSANPKTKLASPPSLTGSAISLVSVMQARNNARVLISGSLDLFSNLFSNRFLKSGVQKAGSKKRHERAGNEQFVTETSKWVFHERGHLKAINVKHHKVGETNEPGMYRINDDLEYSVEIYEWSGTSWKPYVADDVQLQFFMMSPYVLKTMSTDKKGLYSTSFKVPDVYGVFQFKVEYQRLGYTGLSFTKQIPVRPYRHNEYERFITSAYPYYTASFSTMGAFFIFSFVYLYHK